The Vitis vinifera cultivar Pinot Noir 40024 chromosome 18, ASM3070453v1 region CTGGGATTCCATCAGAATCCTTTATACCGTGTTTTTGTAAGCAGATCAACTGAAAGGTACCAAAAGGGGTACAATGGCTACATTccaagaaaaattctcaaagatTGAGCCAGAGATTCCCATCTCAGTGCAACATAATAATGAGATTTAAGttaatatattttgataaatttacaaaaataaaaataaaaataaaaatgatgtatTGAATGACACATGAGGCAGGGTATTAAGGATATTATTAGCCGAAATGTTAGACAGCTTGATATATGTTTTTGATCCATTACCTCATAACTTAAGGTTTTGAACCAAATTGGTAGTCTAATAGATACAATCAATACACATCCTAATAATAACCCTTAATAAGAAGATTTATTTTGACGAGTGCGCCACTTGCCTCTCTAACTAAACAGAGTCTCTGGAAGTTAAGAATGTTATGGAAGACCCTGGCAGCCGGTATAGTGCTATTCTCAGTTATGTAAAACTTGCTTGTTTTCtgctttataattttacaataaAAGAATGCAGCTTTTTAATGTTGTCATGTAGGCTGCTATGGTTTGTTTATTCAAAACAGGTTTTACTTTTAGCtgcatatatatattcattactTGATTACAATCACAGGGGAATATTTGAATTTACATCTATTGCctcaaatgtaaaataaaattgactATAATAACTACTTGATTCTTATACCACTTCCTTCAAACTAATGTTGTCTGTTTGATTATTCCCTTGTGCTTCAAAAGTCACGTTCCATTCGGGATTTTGACACCTATGCCACCTGTCTTGTTGGGAAATTTGAGGTATTAACATTTGAatcttttctatttgttttttaattgatgCCTTTTGCTATCAATTACTGAAATTAACCCTTGTTTTCTAAAGACTGCGGATACGTACTATAGACGTTGTAGTAGTGCTAGTTTTGTTGGAAATGTGGCAGTGCCACTACTCTGCGTCAGTGCTTTGGATGATCCAGTCTGCACTAGGGAAGCCATTCCTTGGGATGAATGCAGGTGAGCTGCTCTTTTCATGTCATATAACATATGCTTTATCTTGATAATTTCTTCTtttgtcttattattttttgactccTGAACTGACATCTCTTCTATCATAGGGCAAATAAAAATGTTATCCTAGCTACCCCACAGCATGGAGGACATCTGGCATTTTTTGAAGGAATAGCTGCGACGAGCCTGTGGTAGTTTATGCCTAGATATCTCAGGATCTTACACTTTTTCTGTTCAgcattttaaatgttttagtTGTGGTTTTTAAAGCTCACTAGAATTGATCCTCAGGGGATATTTATTAATTTCCCAAGTCTGCTAGGAATCACTGTGGCAATTTGTGAAGCTGATAGCATTTCTAGcctcatatttttctatttttattttggtcatTGTTATCACTATCATAAGCTACAAGAAACGTTGACATTTTTATGTGAATGTTGTCACTTACATTTCCATATGGCTGTTGCTTCCACTGACATTCTCACTTCTAGCAACAAGTTGGCTGACCTTTTTGTGAAACTAATAAATATGGGtgggttttcacttttcttttctttgcagGTGGGTAAGGGCTGTCGATGAATTTCTGAGCGTTCTACACTCAAGCCCATTTATGCATAAACAAAAGAAGGTGCAGATCATGTTGATTAGCTATAGATTGCTTATGCATTAGTGCCATTCTTCACTTTTTGTATTAATAGGAAAATAGATATAGGTTGTAGAATTAAAAGCGTTTTCTACCTTGAATTGGCTGAAGTTATTTAGTTcaagaattaaaaagaatttgcTCTACCTTCTCCCACTTGATGCATTTTATAGGTCATTTGCACAAGTTCATACTGTCTGTTACTATGTTTTGCAGATACTGAATTCTAGCCCACATTCTTCATTGGAATCTGCAATTGATCAGGGCCCTTATGTGAATTTTGCAGAAGATGGAATGGTGGCTGCGATGGGCAATGAGCAAACAAGCACTGTTGTAGGACCCTTGTCCGAAGGACAGAATATTCATGATAAATCAAGTGATAATGAAATGGCTTCAGACAGTGAACAAGATGAGCGCATGACAACAGAAAATTCTGCTCTTGCACCCAACATTGCCCAAACTTCCAAACTAGCAGCCAAACCTAGTTCTATCAGAAAATGCTTAGAGAAGCTTTCTCAGCACAATAGAATATCAATGTGGTTGATGGCTTACATTGCTATCACTACAAGTTGGCCTTTGGTAGGCCCAGCTCTTCAATTTGTCTTCAAAAACAAGTTCAAAAGTGTCTTACCTGCAGCATTACATGGAAGATAGAAGCCCATGCCAGTGGGTAAACCACAGCCATGTTCAATACTTGTAATTTATTTCGTTCTTTCTAAGTTTGAATTTTGGTGTCGGCACCTGATGCATTGATGTGCTGACACTATTTATGAACTTAGATCCCATTGGAAGGGCTAAAGCCTTAGGGTGATGAATACCTGAAGATCTACATCTAAAGCTAACTTTTCTGGGATGATCTATCAATATAGCTGTCGTTTGCAAGAACCCCTTGACTAAGAAGAAACATAGACTTgaaatagttttttgatacATGTAACAAGTGCTCTAATTGCTTAGCAAAGAAGCTCTAATTCTTGGGTTGGGTTTTATAAATCAGGTGCTAGAATAGTAGAATTCTATTCCATTTGTCAGATTCCTGTCTTTAAGTTGATTCTGTTAGTTTTCTGAGGGAATCTCACTGTTCCATGATTTACTGGTCAGTTAGCTTGATGTTGCTGATCCTACTTCAAACTGGATTCAATGTAGGAACAAAAGAAGGAATTTGTTAGATTGATGCTGTAGGCATTATCAGGAATCCCGACTCCCATCCAGCTATCCTTTGGTTATCGAGCAGTGATTCAACTGTGTTGGACTAGCCTACAATAATGCCAAAAGTGAAGATATGTGCAACTTGACATGGGATAGTAGTTAATTTAGAGCCAAATCAGCCCTTGTGTAACCTAACTTGTTTATGCATATATAACCCAAGGCCTTGCTTATGACCCTCGAAAACTCCTCGGGTCATTAGGGCTCAGGATTCTATGTCTAGTGCACAAGGTAGTGATACTCGCCATTATCCCTCTTGCCTAAGGTATATCCATAAAAGTTAAATGTAGACATTCTCTATTATCCTAAAAGATTGTCCCTTCGGTAGATGTGTTTGGGATCAAATTCTCCACCCATCAAGATCTCATCAAATCCAAAGATTTGATGATCCTTTTGGCCAATTGGAGGCATATGAATTTCAATAATGAATCCAATCTCCTCAACCACTCCTTTGAAATCTGAGAGGGCTATGACTTTTGGGCAGTTACAAAAATGAACATGATTGAGAAATGATCAGACTTGGACACTAGTTTGTGTCCCATAGCCTTGAACCAATATTAGATTTTGATGCTATTTGTTGTTCCAAATCACACACTCTTGCCTAAAATCAATGCCTTAATGTTTCTCAATCTATTCCCAGATTCATTTACATCCAAACTTCACCCATATGTCAGCCAAGTCCAAAATTTACCTCACAAATACATGGAATTTATAAAGCATAGACGTGACCCACCATGCTAGAAAATAAGGGCAACCTGGTGACTTCTGCCTAGGCAAGAATGAGTCACACCATATCCTTAGAAAATGACATATACTGATGAATCAGGTGCTGCCTCCAAGTGAGGACAAGAATTTTTGGTTTTGGTAAGAAAAAGACTCGTTCAACCATATGGAATCAAAGCAAAGACAGACAAACTTCACCCCTAAATTCTACCAAACTCAGGTGGAAGCGTAGAACTTCCCGATTCTATTTGCGACCACggaatctttccttttttctaacTCCTGTTTGTTAGGAAAGAATATTAAAATACGAAAAACAAAGCAAAGGACAATGGGGCATTGCTTTGTTTTCTCAGCCATTGTTATATAACTGTTTTATTGCTCTTTCTTTTATATCTAACAACTAAAATAATGACGAATATAAATCTGATCCACTTGAGGTTTTCTAATGGCTGGTTTCATAAAACAATCCATCTTTCGAAATTTGAGTCTTAATTTATTAAAGTTTTGTTACATTTAGATCATGGTTGCATCATGCTCAATTAAATTATAGATGTTTCAAGTAAGATGGATTAGATAATcccatattaaaaaatatatagatacttattgaaaattataaatataaaatcatgtTGATGTTTTTACCCCTAtttactttttcaaaaaaaaaaaaaacaaagattggACATAGAccaagaatatttttatccctagtttttcttcaaaaagaaaatgactattttatcccttttaatccgaaaattcattaaaattaaaattgttaattcctcataatttatgattttaaccATTTGCTTAAAGTCCCATTTGAGAGTGCTCATGACAAAACCCTTTTATTAATCATCactaatatttacatataaataaaaaatatatttttgatgtatttttaataattggttgcataaaaattaaatttttagaaaaattatttattaaatgctGATTTAAGAATCACGTAAAGTAATTATCAAAATTGTTAAAAGTGATTATTCTAATCggtcttaattttttttgtaaagaaaacatattcaattattatgtGGAAAGTGAATGAGTTGATTTGGTCCAGTTCCGTAAATTAAGTTAATTCATACCATTTCTTGATTTTGACTAAAGCAAATATTTTTCCTCCTCCTTAGTCGTAGTCAGTGATCATCACCATCCAGTGAATTCTTTTGAGAGAATTTCCTAGAAATAACGTAAAATTTGTGAACTTCTACGGCCGAAAGGAAGCAAAATTCAAATGTAGTTTAATTATGAAATTCATGGAATCTATTAGCTGAACCGAACAACTTATTGGCTAATGACTTTGACACCTTCTTCACATTTAAATTACTTTCTCAACTGCTCGTATGCCGTCTCTTCCTCTACTTTAACCCAAAACTCCGTGTTTAACTTCCACCTTCCAAGGGGCCTTTCAAATGTCTGAGGAGTTAAAAGAAGGAAAGCTATGGGCCCAATTCAGTCAAAGATTACATAGTCATCATGGATAGATTGCATAATCGCGATatctttaggttatgtttggttctaaaaaaatattaagaaaagaaaaaaaaatgtaaaggaaaatgattttttcatgtttggttgtcttatgaaaaatataattaaaactaattaaaaacttatatatatttaaattatttaatctttatattgtgagttaaaataaataaaatgagtttgaagtaacaaaaaaaaaaaatattgacttttaatctattttttatttttttttaattttttctttccttctacttttcatttgtactttctttcctttacatttttcctcaaattttatgaGAACAAAACATAACCTTAAAGTATGTTTAGATTTGAAGAGTCAATGAAAAGAAggacaagaaaaatatattttcatgaaattggaacttgagaaaattattttcttaagaaattttttttctcttaatattaattttcttttttcaatacttgtaaggaaccaaacataacaatTCTTTGCATTATTTCATAACCATTGAAAACAAGAAGGGAAAATGAACATATTCATGATCATTTCCATTATAATAAGTTTGATACCGATCAAATTTACAAAAGATATCAAAACTCTGATTATGTTCCTCAATAATCAAACCTCCCTAGTTTTACATCAATCTAAATTTCAGGCTTCTGATATCCCAATGTTGGATCAATGCACATTGGGGTATAGAAGAACAATTGTACTTTGATAGGATATGTGAGAAGTCGCCATATGTCGATCTTGTAGTCTACAACGGTATCATCACTTTGCCTACAGCTTAATAAACTAACGAACGATACCTTCACTACTAATCAAAATCAACAATGGCCAAGTGTAGAGTAATAATTAATACATGTCCTCCTTGAACAAGACattgaaaatatgagaaatcaaCATCAATATCTATGTCTTATGTGAGTTTTTACGGCAGATGCTGGCCTTGTTTGGACTGTCTATGATTTGCCTGTTTATTCCTTCCGCTAGATTCGATGTCCTTGCGCccgaaaatacattttttttggaGTCATGTTTGGTTAGATTTGAACACAGCCAGGAACAAGAAACATGGCCAGGAAAGGAAGAGTAGGTGGATATTTGAATATGGATAAACTCGTCTCAAACAAGAGAGGAAACAGCTGGGAAGTTCTTTAAAGTAGTATGCAATGTATCGTGACTCCCTTTCAGGTAATATATCTACGCATACAAAGAATAAGTTCCAGTTTACTGTGTAAGTTGGACTTTGTTAGAATAACTAGGAAGGAACAAGGAAAGAGTGAAAACAATGTTGAGTGCACTGTTGGTTGACTAGTGAATTTCTTGGATACTAGCTTTTTGTATACATGTTTGATGGACacatcttctttttcttaaactgccactctttgtttttcttaattagtgttgagaattattgaattctagttaatttaatattatgcATTTTTTTGCCTCCCATGTAATGGCTAAGTATTTAATTTAACATGTATTTTTTTGCTATTTATGTAATGGTCTAAGAAGTATTTCTTACTACCAGataatttaagaattaattagttaaaaatgatgaaataatccttatatttttaaatttaacctcttttatgtttttgtttgaagagTAATCCATTTATGACATAAATGTTATtgattatttcaagtatttacatggatgttttaaaagaaaaaattatttttataagaaaagaatAGGGACATTTTAGTCAAAATGTGgttaaaaaatgatgaagggttagatttctaaaattgagtttttaataggccttttaatcaaataacccataATTTAATATGAGATTAGAGTTATTTGAATATGCTTAACtgactcatattttttttttctttgaattacttttggtttttccttaattaattgATCCTAGCTTTCAAAATCTCTTTAGAGTTCGATGGATTCAAAGGTTATCATTTCTATTATTCCCCATTTTGTAGAACCCCACATATATACTACATTTGGTGTGTACAGGATTTGAGTATCAGGTGTTTAACTATTTTATTAGATCGTTACCTAATGActtaaagtttttaattattagtttaacaaaaataatttgggaaaagaatcaatttcaaaatgTATACTATTtcccattaataaattaattaattcttaaGCCAAATGCATGTGGAAAAATGAGCTTGTAGTGTAACGATCCTTTTCCACTTTGATAGATATTATTTGTTAGCTTTGGACCCAAAATACCTTTATATCTAGgtttaaaatatgtttacaaGGTTAAGAAGAACTTATAAATatctagatattttttttactatctaAAGTGAAATATTATAATCACCTTTCGATGTAAACATGACATCCTTGTCACATCCCATGGAATTGTGAGACTaaacaattatatattttttgtgggGTCAAACAAACTATTAGACCGAGATCGAGGATTgattttgatatcatttgtaataatATGCTAccaaccatatagatattgtctatttttaacttaaagagtctttagaattttaaaacGCATCTATAATATTAACAAAGAGTTCATAcaaatatagtataaaaaatgtttttccttATATGATATGAGATATcacaatataatattttgaagCATACAATATCTACACAATTAAAAGCTACTGTTACAAATGGTATCCAAGTTGATCATCAACCATGATATGAACCTTTGTTTGACCCTCACGTGTAAAGGATGCATGTTTATTTAACCTTATAATCTTATAAGACACAATAAGGTCATTGCATTTACATGGGGGATGATTGCGATAACTTATATTAGATATGAGAAAAAGTTGTGTTATAGATACATTTTAAAGTCATGGGACCCTTTGGACCTATAATAGACAATATTGGGAACAAATTGTTACATGTGAATAACACTTCGTCCATTGTAAAGAGATGTTAACTTGGATCATTCAtcaataatatgatttataattaatcaaaatgACTAGTTAATCACTACACTAACTATAAATACTAATCAATATGCGACACAAAATGACTAAAATGCCCTCTAGTTGAAAGGGTTGTGTACTTGCCGCCTAAGGATTCCTTAAAATAATGGGCAATCCATAGATTGGAACAAAAGTTCAATATGCATACATAATTGGACACGTCCCAAATGAGGCATGCACTTTGATATACAATTGCAATTGCAACCccaaaaaaacatagaaaagaaGAATAATACATGGGATGATAAGCTAAGTATAAAGAAAGGTATTTGGTGGGGTTTCTAGAAAGAAAATGCGAGGACAAGTCTCCAGGGACGGTAGGTTGGATTCCACATTTTTTCCGCTGTTTTTTGTCGACTTCAGATGGCATCTTTTGCGCCTTCCGAACCACCAAAGGACCCGAAACCGGACCCTTTCATGGCCCTTCAAAACGGCTataaagaatggaaaaaaaaggaaaatggaacTCTTCCTTGACCTAAAGACACTGATTCATAGGGAACATAAAGATACCCTTTTTATCTCTACTTCTCATGTTGaggaataaaaacaaaaactagagATCTCTGTTGACATCTATTGTGTTTGGTTTTATTCTCATGTTATGACACAAGGGAATTTTTATGGGTTATTCCCATTCCACTTCTTTTGCTTAAAGCTCAACCATTATCTTTGTTTCTCACCTTCTACACCTTCTGCGTATCTCTACCTCAAATGGAAGATATCGATGACGAGGGGCTTTTGGATCTTAGCCTTGCGATTGTTACAGATTCCGGGGtggagaggaagaggaagaggaagaggagggAGGTTTTGGACAGCTTGAGTTCGTATGAAGGCTGTGAAGGGTTGATATTCAAGCTCCTTCAGATGAGAGAGCAAATGTTAAAACTCGACCACAAAAGAAAAGGGGTGGTTGAAGATGGAAAAGGCCTTCATTTGATCCATTTGTTGCTTATAACAGCCACTGCAGTCGATGAAAACAACGTGAGCGTGGCTGCGGAGAACCTAAGGGAGCTGTACCAAAGCGTGTGCTTGAACGGCGACTCTGTGCAACGCGTGGTAGCCTATTTCGCAGATGGGTTGGCAGCAAAGCTTCTCACCCGGAAATCCCCCTTCTATGACATGATCATGAAGGAACCGACGCCTGAGGAAGAGTTCTTAGCACACACCGATCTCTACCGCGTGTCTCCATACTACCAATTCGCTCATTTCACAGCAAATCAGGCTATAATCGAAGCATTTGAGGAGGAGGAAGAGAACAACAATCGGGCATTACATGTAGTCGATTTTGATGTCTCATATGGCTTCCAGTGGCCTTCCCTTATACAATCCCTTGCTGAAAAGGCAACCAGTGGAAATCGAATCTCCCTCCGGATAACAGGATTCGGAAGAAGCTTGGACGAGCTACAGGAAACCGAGACTAGGCTGATAAGCTTCTCAAAGGCTTTTCGGAACCTAGTATTTGAGTTCCAAGGGCTATTAAGAGGCTCCAAACTCACTAACCTgaggaaaaagaagaatgaaacagTTGCCGCAAACCTAGTTTTTCATCTCAACACCTTGACTAGTTTTTTGAAGATTTCAGAAACTTTGAAATCAGTACATTCACTTAACCCCTCCATTGTAATCTTGGTGGAACAAGAAGGAAGCAGAAGCCCCCAAAGCTTCTTATCGAGATTCATGGAGTCTTTGCATTATTTTGCAGCCATGTTTGATTCATTGGATGACTGCCTCCCACTAGAGAGTCCCGAGAGGTTGAGCATCGAGAAGAACCATCTGGGAAAAGAGATCAAAAGCATGTTGAACTACGACAAGGATGATACCAACTGTCCAAGATATGAGAAGATGGAGACGTGGAAGGGAAGGATGGAGAGCCATGGATTTACAGGGATCAAATTGAGCTCAAAGTCCATGATACAGGCCAAACTTCTTCTGAAAATCAGAAGCCATTACTGTCCTCTTCAATTTGATGGAGAGAGTGGTGGGTTTAGAGTTTTTGAAAGAGATGATGAAAGGGCTATTTCTCTTGGGTGGCAAGATAGGTGTCTGATAACGGCCTCTGCATGGCATTGTATATGATAGATGATGCTCGATCTTCTTCTAACACATTCATCATTTTTGCTATATATTTTCTCCATACAACTGTTTTATCATATTCAAATAATGAATCTCACAATTAGAGAATTGAAATGCAAATACTTTTGGTTTCTGCTAGTGATCTTGAGTGAAAATGGCATTTATGGCTAATGAAACACAATAGTTTGAagttaaaggaaaaaaagaaaaaaagaatctgCTAATTGTAAGATTTGTCTGTAAGGCTTTCAGAATCAAGGATTTATTGCagtcaattttttatatagtaAATTAATCATCATGGTTATTTTGGCTTTAACATCAATCCTAACTTGGTGATCGATAAGCATGTACTCTATTCTTGGTTTCATATACgtctttgccataagcaaaaaCAATATGCTTTAGTTATTGGACATTTTCTGAGATGCGTCTGCTGTCTTGCCCATGAATTAGATGAGTATTGGAGTGCAATACCATTTTAACTTGTGTCTTGTACCttttgaaaggaaaagaatggaaaagaaaacCTAACAGGATTGGAAGTGCTTCGGTGGTTTCTCCTACATTGTAAAGTTACTTGTGCTTGTGGTCTAttaacttttcctttttatcctTCAAcgattttttccttttgtcctTTTGTTTGATAACCATATTCGCTAGGGTATGAGTACTGTTTTACTATTATACTGTGATATATTTAGTTTTTGAAGGATAACAAAGAAGGATTATATTTATGTTCAAATGTCAACACCATTCTTGGACTCCAACCTTGTTTAGGTTGAGTATTTtgatattgtttatttttttatttttatcataaaacacttgaaaaagaaaatttaaaagttcaaaAGAAATCCAAAATCTCTAATATGGTTccacatgaaaatgaaaaaagccCTCAccataaaaataacaaaagaaattattatcatgacaattattttaaaacatatacaATTTccaattcttatttatttatttattttaagggaGAAAAAAGCttaaaattcttcattttttataggagaaatattaaataaatttgaattgatATGTAGTTGAAGGAAAAACCATTGTCTCAAAATACATGTTtttgttggaaaaataattgaaactcTAGAGTTTTTAAGGtcattcaaattaatatttggcAAAGCAGAGTCTactctaattttttaataaatttctgCTTAGATaaaattatccttttttttggggtctttttaaatatttcaattgcTTTAATATATCTATTTAAAGTACAATAGTGTGTAGGAAATATTTGGAGTGGTCCATTCCACCTTTAGGGTATAGACAAACCTTCTTAGGGTTCTAGATCTTAGTAATGAAAGCCAACAAACATCtaaaactttagatttagaaaGTTAGTGCTTTACTTCAGATCTTGATGTTCCCATACCAATTCCTGTTGGTGAAAATATGGCAAATGCATGGTAGATCTCAAAACATAATAACCTTCCCTCTAATGGCTTCTTTTGGATCCTAAGATGCGAGATGTGGAATCCTCTGAAAGGGTTGGTGGCTAGAGTTCTTTCTCTCTGTAAAGATTGAAATATAAGAGAGGCAAAAATGTGAGGCCTTGACCCTTAAAATGGGTTGATATAGGCTTcctatgggcttaagtgatttgGGCCCATCTTGGACTTGGGTCACTTAAACTAGCCCACTTGTGtcccaattgattaattattccTATTGGGTTtgaattaatcaattagtttaATCTAGAGAGACCATTCACAAGTTTCTATTCAATCTTATGCATTTACTAAAATGCCCTTATTCATACAAGTGAACAAAGAATACAATTAACCcttataaaccatgtcatcatggAAAATAAGCTTGAGCAGGGACTATTAACACCCATAGGAAAATTTTatctcccttagaatccaattataaagttgattcaatatctcACTATAGAGAGTCATCTATGCTTTAGTATCCCATGCATATTAAAATGAGATAATAGAATTTGGGTCCGCAATCTAATATCTACTATATACAGACTCCTTATGAATAATTGTCAAAAATCTAATGCGGTGAATGTGTAAGGAAAATCAAATCTCTCTATTCCTTATACCCAAACCAGGTTAGGTACAATAAAAACTTTTCTTGGTCATTAGATACTAGCAATGGAAGCAAGTAATGAGCTTTTCAATAAAAGGATCTAAATTAAGTGCTATAGAATACAATACCTCAAATTTGGACTCTCCCAAACCTATTCCATTCAATGTAGAATCAAATTGTAGTAGTAGGAAGTTTCATATATCCACAATCTTCCACTAGGATGACTTAACCTTGCACTTGGTAGTCAACTGATAAGAAGGGTGAAGGCTAggtctctcttttctttttggatggtggaagactaCTAACcagaaaaccctaacccctaagggggtatttatagagttccctaattgggcttaagtgacttatgTTAGCATCTTAAATCTAAGCAATGGAAATATtactaatttgataaaaaatt contains the following coding sequences:
- the LOC100242818 gene encoding GRAS family protein RAM1, whose amino-acid sequence is MEDIDDEGLLDLSLAIVTDSGVERKRKRKRREVLDSLSSYEGCEGLIFKLLQMREQMLKLDHKRKGVVEDGKGLHLIHLLLITATAVDENNVSVAAENLRELYQSVCLNGDSVQRVVAYFADGLAAKLLTRKSPFYDMIMKEPTPEEEFLAHTDLYRVSPYYQFAHFTANQAIIEAFEEEEENNNRALHVVDFDVSYGFQWPSLIQSLAEKATSGNRISLRITGFGRSLDELQETETRLISFSKAFRNLVFEFQGLLRGSKLTNLRKKKNETVAANLVFHLNTLTSFLKISETLKSVHSLNPSIVILVEQEGSRSPQSFLSRFMESLHYFAAMFDSLDDCLPLESPERLSIEKNHLGKEIKSMLNYDKDDTNCPRYEKMETWKGRMESHGFTGIKLSSKSMIQAKLLLKIRSHYCPLQFDGESGGFRVFERDDERAISLGWQDRCLITASAWHCI